One window from the genome of Lentisphaera araneosa HTCC2155 encodes:
- a CDS encoding SGNH/GDSL hydrolase family protein — translation MHNALELLPTIGGGVHMIRIPEAVRSTLSPLGRMVAQESAGCEIRFVTQAKSFRVALSVLPSTLFPYEIHNLNIQIFKGAFFHSTVQLEAGKINHINITDIIESTHNSFQMLKPEVRDTDYFDHTVWRIMLGRYPTVFHEIDTYGYPIRPPKPEEVPSKKILFYGSSITNGASPTSYHLCYVQQAARYLKVDPLNQGLSGSCRMEKEMADYLANREDWDEICLELGVNVRLDYSPEEFKKRSRYLIEQLIAKHSEKPVYLITIYPNGQSPANALEVCDIQCNQEAFSQVLRNLLAELQHPHLHLIEGADILTDYTGITTDLIHPGDYGHSEMGMNLAHIINTIRK, via the coding sequence TTGCATAATGCCCTTGAACTCCTACCGACAATTGGTGGTGGAGTTCATATGATCCGGATCCCGGAAGCCGTGCGTAGCACCTTGAGTCCTTTAGGTCGTATGGTGGCTCAAGAATCTGCTGGTTGCGAAATCCGCTTTGTAACGCAAGCTAAAAGCTTTCGGGTGGCATTATCGGTGCTGCCATCGACACTATTTCCCTATGAAATCCATAATTTAAACATACAGATTTTCAAAGGCGCTTTCTTTCACTCAACGGTACAGCTGGAAGCCGGTAAAATAAATCACATCAATATTACAGACATTATTGAAAGTACTCATAATAGTTTTCAGATGCTCAAACCCGAAGTACGTGATACGGATTATTTTGATCATACGGTATGGCGTATCATGCTTGGTCGTTACCCCACTGTGTTCCACGAAATCGATACTTATGGCTACCCAATAAGACCTCCAAAGCCGGAAGAGGTTCCGTCAAAAAAGATTTTGTTTTATGGTTCGTCAATCACTAATGGAGCCAGTCCGACTTCATACCATCTCTGCTATGTTCAGCAGGCGGCACGTTATTTAAAAGTTGACCCCCTCAATCAGGGACTTTCCGGTTCATGCCGCATGGAAAAAGAGATGGCTGACTACCTAGCTAATCGTGAAGACTGGGATGAGATATGCCTAGAACTTGGGGTGAATGTCAGACTCGATTACTCACCGGAAGAGTTTAAAAAGCGTAGCCGTTATCTGATTGAACAGCTTATAGCTAAGCACTCGGAAAAGCCCGTTTATTTAATTACTATTTATCCGAATGGACAGAGCCCAGCTAATGCACTGGAAGTGTGTGATATACAATGCAACCAGGAGGCATTTTCGCAGGTTCTTCGCAATCTACTTGCTGAATTACAGCATCCACATCTTCACTTGATTGAAGGTGCTGATATTTTAACAGACTACACAGGGATAACAACAGATCTTATTCATCCCGGAGACTACGGTCACTCAGAAATGGGGATGAACCTCGCACATATAATTAATACTATTAGAAAATAA
- a CDS encoding type II secretion system protein, translated as MKKFTLIELLVVIAIIGILASLLLPVLSKARKRSKQVVCINQVKQIGSATYMYTSDNDGYYPLNPPQHRLATYLGGNPTDADMTKMQLRKSVPSEVASASRLAAQVWECPTDIFNNNNRKQFGNSYSLNGFYNANGPETGGTDDQTIIYGGYNLPWYTRQVTDVAGPTILLGCNIYSGPSPMRFNSYPSSAYIAVRRWRVVTGLLGGAPWDAVKSSWSKSYHNKNSFNAVFTDGHAENLTAPSTVNGNINIWVRGGRQYSMWAINK; from the coding sequence GTGAAAAAATTTACACTAATAGAATTACTGGTAGTCATAGCTATTATTGGCATCTTGGCTAGCCTGCTGCTACCTGTGCTGAGCAAGGCAAGAAAAAGGTCAAAACAAGTCGTCTGTATAAACCAAGTCAAGCAAATTGGTTCAGCGACTTATATGTATACTTCCGATAACGATGGCTATTATCCGCTAAATCCTCCCCAGCATCGTTTAGCAACTTATTTGGGAGGGAACCCTACTGATGCGGACATGACCAAAATGCAACTTAGAAAGTCCGTTCCTTCCGAAGTGGCAAGTGCTAGCCGTTTGGCCGCCCAAGTATGGGAGTGCCCCACCGATATCTTCAACAACAATAATCGCAAGCAATTTGGCAACAGTTATTCTTTAAATGGATTTTATAACGCCAATGGCCCCGAAACCGGTGGTACCGATGACCAAACTATTATCTATGGCGGGTATAACTTACCTTGGTATACGCGCCAAGTTACTGATGTAGCCGGGCCCACTATCCTACTTGGCTGTAATATCTATTCAGGTCCTTCTCCTATGCGTTTCAATTCATATCCATCTTCAGCTTATATCGCTGTCCGACGCTGGAGAGTAGTCACTGGCTTACTAGGTGGAGCCCCTTGGGATGCAGTAAAAAGCTCTTGGTCCAAAAGTTATCATAATAAGAATAGCTTTAACGCAGTATTTACCGACGGCCATGCCGAAAATCTTACTGCGCCTAGTACCGTCAATGGCAACATCAACATTTGGGTACGTGGTGGTCGGCAATACTCGATGTGGGCCATTAATAAGTAA
- a CDS encoding sugar phosphate isomerase/epimerase family protein — translation MIKIGLCSITLAKHSVEEVVSLAKRTELACVEWNAKCHVKPGDYEQALYVKKLSKEAGLEIVSYGSYYRVGSTDVNQTSFSKVLLTAEVLETRSIRVWAGTKNYEDSSQEEIASIVEDTLKIAEMAAEKNIAICFEFHDGTLTNNNYSALKFSNLVVHPNVFFSWQPPHGYKTSYALQGLKELLPRLYTVHIYHWTVGSKDKNKVNGTVRELIYPDDYHRHPLSQGVSDLDLYLKCLLNEGKEIPILIEFVKGDCPEQFIEDALFLSHLVKNISIDLSHIR, via the coding sequence ATGATTAAGATAGGCTTATGTTCCATTACGCTCGCAAAACATAGTGTAGAGGAAGTTGTCTCTTTAGCTAAAAGAACAGAGCTAGCCTGTGTCGAGTGGAATGCTAAATGCCACGTCAAACCCGGTGATTATGAACAAGCTCTGTACGTAAAAAAGCTTAGTAAGGAAGCTGGTTTAGAGATCGTTTCTTATGGAAGCTATTACAGAGTGGGTTCTACAGATGTTAATCAAACAAGTTTTTCAAAAGTACTCTTGACTGCGGAAGTTTTAGAAACTAGAAGCATACGAGTTTGGGCAGGCACAAAAAACTATGAAGATTCTTCACAAGAGGAGATAGCATCTATAGTTGAAGACACACTCAAAATTGCTGAAATGGCTGCCGAAAAAAACATCGCAATTTGCTTCGAATTCCATGATGGGACTCTGACAAATAATAATTATTCGGCACTCAAATTCTCCAACTTAGTAGTCCACCCCAATGTCTTTTTCTCGTGGCAACCACCTCATGGCTACAAAACTTCATATGCCCTGCAGGGTTTAAAAGAATTACTCCCACGTTTATACACAGTCCATATCTACCACTGGACAGTCGGCTCAAAAGATAAAAATAAGGTCAATGGAACTGTGAGAGAATTAATTTACCCAGATGATTATCATCGTCATCCCTTATCGCAAGGAGTGTCCGATCTAGATTTATATTTAAAATGCTTATTAAATGAAGGAAAAGAAATCCCCATCTTGATAGAGTTTGTTAAGGGTGATTGCCCTGAGCAGTTTATCGAAGATGCTTTATTTCTAAGTCATCTCGTTAAAAACATAAGTATAGACCTATCCCACATTCGATAA
- a CDS encoding NAD(P)-dependent oxidoreductase, with the protein MCTKLTWQQSQMTVGNGVYGETIALIGLGAVSKHLIKLLKPFNLKIIACCNYHDNSTEEAKKLGIDEFVTLEQAFSRAYVVSNHLADKENNKKIISKFLFNSMRQGATFINTGRGAQVNEDDMVDVFETRKDLTALLDVQYPEPPALGNPLYTLENIHMTSHIAGSANDEVRRLADFVIADFQRWSREEALLYSVEPASLAWRA; encoded by the coding sequence ATGTGCACGAAATTGACGTGGCAACAAAGTCAAATGACCGTAGGGAATGGTGTTTATGGAGAAACCATTGCCCTTATAGGGCTTGGTGCTGTAAGTAAACATTTGATTAAATTATTGAAGCCTTTTAACCTCAAGATTATTGCTTGTTGTAACTATCACGATAATAGTACTGAAGAGGCAAAAAAACTTGGTATAGATGAGTTCGTGACTTTAGAGCAAGCGTTTAGCAGGGCTTATGTCGTTAGCAATCACTTAGCTGATAAAGAAAATAATAAAAAAATTATAAGTAAATTTCTTTTTAATTCCATGCGTCAAGGAGCGACTTTTATCAATACAGGTAGAGGTGCTCAAGTAAATGAAGACGATATGGTAGACGTTTTTGAAACAAGAAAAGATTTAACCGCATTACTCGATGTACAATATCCCGAACCGCCCGCTCTTGGCAACCCTCTCTATACCTTAGAAAATATACACATGACGAGTCATATAGCAGGCAGTGCTAATGATGAAGTTAGACGTTTGGCCGATTTTGTTATAGCCGATTTTCAGCGCTGGTCACGTGAAGAAGCCCTACTTTACTCAGTTGAGCCAGCTTCTTTAGCCTGGAGAGCCTAA
- a CDS encoding transposase, whose protein sequence is MFTYSTKPYKGNGFSINTIPYGHLTLLPRQFRAHRDLLRRRIKLVSIRSGISIYLNLFEDQNNLKHSSADLRRNVKSSLQFMDLQSFLPEDAAMARNYQLNADLLKLFTDQLKQIDKDLVKFTLDSQFKEEFEIVKSMKGIGDILGMTLVYETHDITRFKTPGDYASYCRVVKCKKESAGKNYGYSGTKMGNPNLKWAFGEIALLSKSDPVMKFFADDLEQRHGKRKGRSIFTHKICRSIYFMLLRKQPFDHIEFFGRQKYERLTQKVH, encoded by the coding sequence ATGTTTACTTACAGCACCAAGCCCTATAAGGGCAATGGTTTCTCCATAAACACCATTCCCTACGGTCATTTGACTTTGTTGCCACGTCAATTTCGTGCACATAGAGATTTACTTCGTCGACGTATCAAATTGGTGAGTATTCGTTCTGGTATTTCAATTTATCTTAATCTCTTCGAAGACCAAAATAACTTAAAACATAGTTCGGCAGACTTACGGAGAAATGTCAAATCGTCACTACAATTCATGGATTTACAAAGCTTCCTTCCTGAAGATGCTGCCATGGCTCGAAACTATCAACTCAACGCTGATTTACTAAAATTATTTACAGACCAATTAAAACAAATCGATAAAGATCTCGTAAAATTCACTCTTGACTCTCAATTCAAAGAAGAGTTTGAAATCGTTAAATCAATGAAAGGCATCGGTGATATTTTGGGGATGACTTTAGTTTATGAAACTCATGATATTACGCGGTTTAAAACCCCTGGTGATTATGCAAGTTATTGTCGTGTTGTTAAGTGCAAAAAGGAAAGTGCAGGTAAAAATTATGGCTACAGTGGCACAAAAATGGGTAACCCTAACTTAAAATGGGCCTTTGGAGAAATTGCTCTATTATCTAAATCAGATCCAGTAATGAAGTTTTTTGCAGATGATCTTGAGCAACGTCACGGTAAACGAAAAGGCAGATCCATCTTCACTCATAAAATCTGCCGGTCGATTTACTTTATGCTTTTGCGAAAACAACCTTTTGACCACATCGAGTTTTTCGGCAGACAAAAATATGAACGACTCACACAAAAAGTTCATTAA
- a CDS encoding helix-turn-helix domain-containing protein, which translates to MNRPTETRTTLYDDWLNLRLHLFWCYENKIGQDQFPSNSVQTFSQYDNSGAWLIRKGWAKVEYDGQQFIAMPGQWMILKPCKRVQSFAPGTEGISISYQACWPDGSHLFDKGLCTVIDADDFPSLEKKARPIAKAVKKFAPNSWDARTHVTDLKGFLNIQALLSNWLIELEKCLKDKAIEHSGQFGIDERVMSAVRILNTQKLSQSFNINDLAEAVFLSPNHLIRLFHENLQKSPAQYYEKILIEEAKNRLQVPDSRIKEISIELGFRHLSHFSKWFKKHTGQSPREFKKPLSQ; encoded by the coding sequence ATGAACCGCCCTACTGAAACTCGAACAACTTTATATGATGACTGGCTTAATCTTCGTCTTCACCTTTTCTGGTGCTACGAAAATAAAATTGGGCAAGATCAATTTCCTAGTAATAGCGTTCAAACTTTCAGTCAGTATGATAACAGTGGGGCATGGTTAATCCGTAAAGGTTGGGCTAAAGTTGAATACGATGGCCAGCAATTTATTGCTATGCCTGGACAGTGGATGATCTTAAAGCCCTGTAAACGAGTACAAAGTTTTGCCCCGGGAACTGAAGGCATTTCCATTTCTTATCAAGCTTGCTGGCCAGACGGATCTCATCTATTTGATAAGGGTTTATGCACAGTTATTGATGCCGATGATTTCCCTTCTCTTGAAAAAAAGGCACGCCCTATAGCAAAAGCTGTCAAAAAATTTGCCCCCAATAGTTGGGATGCTCGCACCCATGTCACGGATCTCAAGGGCTTTTTAAATATCCAAGCACTCTTGTCTAATTGGCTTATTGAACTAGAAAAATGCTTGAAAGACAAGGCTATTGAACATTCAGGTCAATTTGGTATTGATGAGAGAGTCATGAGCGCTGTACGAATTCTTAATACCCAGAAATTGAGCCAATCATTTAATATCAATGATTTAGCTGAAGCCGTTTTCTTGAGTCCAAACCACCTCATTCGATTATTTCATGAAAATCTTCAGAAAAGCCCCGCTCAATATTATGAAAAAATCCTAATTGAGGAAGCAAAAAACCGCCTTCAGGTCCCTGATTCTCGTATTAAGGAAATATCTATCGAGCTTGGTTTCCGCCATCTATCCCACTTCTCAAAATGGTTTAAAAAGCATACAGGTCAATCACCACGAGAATTCAAAAAGCCGTTAAGTCAGTAA
- a CDS encoding sodium:solute symporter family protein — MAPIDYIILTLYMLGIFAVGFFLSSKNNSAEDMFAAGGESPWWTSGLSSFMTMFSAGTFVVWGGIAYKYGVVAIVINFCYGIAALAVGYYVAGKWKALGVNTPAQFIELRFGSAAVQFYTWAMMVFRIVGVAVSLYALSVVLVAMMPLEEGNFLRDAATGNLSLTWAIIIFGSIVVIYTMAGGLWAVLMTDVLQFIVLNLAVLFIIPLIFNKAGGVSAFIERAPDGFFALTNDKYGWFFMLGWVLIHFFMIGAEWAFVQRFICVPNEKDARKSTYLFGWLYLISPFFWLLPPLVYRVIDPNADPQEAYILACRAVLPAGMLGLMVAAMFSATASMVSSQLNVFAGVLTEEFYQRLFKPDASESQLVRIGRIFTIALGAIVVAVSLAIPYLGGAEKVVVSITSLMVGPLLAPTIWGLFTKKINITAVWVTLGISFVLGVIFKIGLAGDGFLVSESTQAIADWANNNGKTVDLIIGVIVPIIVLIIMNQLEKSTAEGWNKVESLYKTTQEESKVTQASDLPAKIVSACLAILGIMMFGLVMYNKTDRGLLAAFGIILLTIAGGIFTFLKFKKKQA, encoded by the coding sequence ATGGCTCCTATTGATTACATTATTCTTACTTTATACATGTTGGGTATTTTTGCCGTAGGTTTTTTTCTCTCGAGTAAAAACAATAGTGCCGAAGATATGTTTGCGGCCGGCGGTGAGTCGCCTTGGTGGACGTCTGGCTTGAGTTCTTTTATGACGATGTTCTCAGCGGGCACCTTTGTAGTCTGGGGTGGGATTGCCTACAAATACGGAGTAGTGGCCATTGTCATCAACTTTTGTTATGGCATAGCGGCCTTGGCCGTTGGCTACTATGTGGCGGGCAAATGGAAAGCTTTGGGAGTGAATACACCGGCACAGTTTATTGAGTTGCGTTTTGGGAGTGCTGCCGTACAATTTTACACTTGGGCAATGATGGTTTTTCGTATTGTTGGCGTAGCCGTCTCACTCTATGCCTTATCAGTAGTTCTAGTAGCGATGATGCCCCTCGAAGAAGGCAATTTTTTACGTGATGCAGCTACAGGAAATTTATCTCTGACTTGGGCGATTATTATTTTTGGTAGCATTGTGGTAATCTACACGATGGCGGGTGGCCTTTGGGCGGTATTAATGACGGATGTCCTACAGTTTATTGTTCTGAATTTAGCCGTACTCTTTATAATCCCACTTATATTTAACAAAGCGGGTGGGGTCAGTGCATTTATTGAACGTGCACCAGATGGTTTCTTTGCCTTGACCAATGATAAGTATGGTTGGTTTTTCATGCTAGGCTGGGTTCTGATTCATTTTTTCATGATTGGTGCCGAATGGGCTTTTGTCCAACGTTTTATCTGCGTACCCAACGAAAAAGATGCCCGAAAGAGTACCTACCTTTTTGGATGGCTTTATCTAATTAGCCCCTTCTTCTGGCTCTTGCCCCCCTTGGTATATCGCGTCATCGATCCTAATGCGGACCCTCAAGAAGCTTATATTCTAGCCTGTCGAGCAGTACTTCCCGCCGGGATGCTCGGTCTTATGGTAGCTGCCATGTTCTCGGCAACTGCGAGTATGGTGAGTTCTCAGCTCAATGTATTTGCGGGAGTGTTGACCGAAGAGTTTTATCAGCGCTTATTTAAACCTGACGCATCGGAGAGTCAACTCGTTCGAATTGGTCGCATATTTACGATCGCGCTAGGGGCAATAGTTGTGGCTGTTTCTTTGGCGATTCCCTATCTTGGAGGAGCTGAAAAAGTGGTGGTCTCAATTACGAGTTTGATGGTGGGACCTTTACTGGCACCGACTATTTGGGGACTGTTTACCAAAAAAATTAATATTACAGCCGTTTGGGTAACCTTGGGAATCAGTTTTGTCTTGGGCGTGATTTTTAAAATAGGTTTAGCTGGGGATGGATTTTTAGTGAGTGAGTCGACTCAAGCTATTGCGGATTGGGCAAATAATAACGGTAAAACAGTCGACTTAATCATTGGCGTTATTGTCCCCATTATAGTACTCATCATTATGAATCAACTGGAGAAATCGACTGCCGAGGGATGGAACAAAGTTGAGAGCTTATATAAAACAACTCAAGAAGAATCCAAAGTAACTCAAGCAAGTGATCTCCCCGCAAAAATAGTCTCTGCTTGCCTAGCTATTTTAGGCATCATGATGTTTGGCTTAGTTATGTATAACAAGACTGACCGGGGACTCCTAGCAGCATTTGGCATCATACTCTTAACGATCGCTGGCGGTATATTTACATTTTTGAAATTTAAAAAGAAGCAGGCTTAA
- a CDS encoding FAD-dependent oxidoreductase: protein MIKVDATNERFLKTIALQTDFAVVGGGLAGVSAAITAARHGLKVVLVQDRPVLGGNASSEVRLWALGATSHQGNNNRWAREGGFINELMIENTWRNKEGNPLLFDALLLEKVRLEENITLLLNTSVISMNKKDKNTIAGLRAYSTQDFILYDVSAPRFCDASGDGILGYLSGAAFRVGAEGAEEFGEPFAPDQDYGELLGHTIYFYSKDTGKPVDFVAPEFALKDITQIPRYDQITSKSHGCSLWWLEYGGRLNTIDDTEAIKWELWKVAYGVWNYLKNSGKFPEMVNHTLEWMGNIPGKRESRRFEGDYMISQSDVIEQKRHEDAVSFGGWAVDLHPSDGVYSEKSGCTQYHSKGVYQIPYRTMYSRNINNLFIAGRLISASHIAFGSTRVMMTTAHNAQAVGMAAAICHEQDLNPRDLLLEDKMSTLQTRLLRTGHFIPHHQISDCENLALKAELQVSSTRELDTLLPGSKKADLNAARALLFPAPQGELAEMSFVVNADNDCELEFQLRTSQVFGNFTPDTKLKSKCILITAGQNQQVTVQFDHQFDQAQYAFCCVMPCEGVSLALSDELISGLMTVSHIADPKVAKNAVQYAPEESGFDSFEFWIPERRPGGQLPAVSFNPPLQVYSKDQLISPYRRPFIESNTWVADKNDPEAKLILKWNKKQSISRITLSFDSDFDHAMESVQFGHFDRAMPFCIKSYRLLDFSGNILKEDANNHHDHILITLEKSIETDGLILELLESHGAAVAVNSINVYS, encoded by the coding sequence ATGATTAAAGTTGATGCAACAAACGAACGTTTTTTAAAAACAATTGCACTACAAACAGATTTTGCTGTGGTCGGAGGTGGTCTGGCCGGAGTAAGTGCAGCGATAACTGCTGCACGTCATGGGTTAAAAGTGGTGTTGGTCCAAGATCGTCCCGTACTTGGAGGTAACGCTTCTTCAGAAGTCCGCTTATGGGCTTTAGGAGCGACATCTCATCAAGGTAATAATAACCGTTGGGCTCGTGAAGGCGGTTTCATTAATGAACTTATGATAGAAAATACTTGGCGAAATAAAGAAGGTAATCCACTGCTTTTTGATGCCTTACTTTTAGAGAAAGTACGCCTCGAAGAAAATATCACCCTTTTGCTGAATACGAGTGTTATTAGTATGAACAAAAAGGATAAAAACACGATTGCAGGCCTACGTGCTTATAGTACACAAGATTTTATTCTCTATGATGTGAGTGCACCACGTTTTTGTGATGCCTCTGGAGATGGCATTCTGGGCTACCTTTCGGGTGCGGCCTTTCGTGTGGGTGCGGAAGGTGCCGAAGAATTTGGGGAGCCTTTTGCACCAGACCAAGATTATGGTGAACTCTTGGGTCACACAATTTATTTTTATTCGAAAGATACGGGAAAGCCCGTAGACTTTGTAGCGCCTGAATTTGCGTTGAAAGATATCACCCAAATTCCACGTTATGATCAAATCACTTCCAAATCCCACGGTTGCTCACTCTGGTGGTTGGAATACGGTGGACGGCTTAATACAATTGACGATACCGAAGCGATTAAATGGGAATTATGGAAAGTGGCTTACGGTGTATGGAATTATCTGAAGAACTCTGGGAAGTTCCCAGAAATGGTGAATCATACTCTGGAATGGATGGGCAATATCCCAGGCAAACGCGAGAGTCGTCGTTTTGAAGGTGATTACATGATTAGTCAATCGGATGTAATTGAACAAAAAAGACATGAGGATGCTGTTTCTTTTGGTGGTTGGGCGGTCGATTTACACCCTTCAGATGGTGTTTATAGTGAAAAATCTGGATGTACTCAATATCACTCAAAAGGTGTCTATCAGATTCCATATCGTACAATGTATAGTCGCAATATCAATAATCTTTTCATTGCGGGACGTTTGATTTCCGCTTCACATATTGCCTTTGGTTCAACTCGCGTGATGATGACCACAGCTCATAATGCTCAAGCAGTGGGTATGGCCGCGGCCATTTGTCACGAGCAGGATTTAAATCCTCGAGATCTTTTGTTGGAAGATAAAATGAGCACACTGCAAACTCGTCTTTTACGTACCGGGCACTTTATTCCTCACCATCAAATCAGCGATTGTGAAAACTTGGCTTTAAAAGCAGAGCTTCAAGTATCGAGTACTCGTGAATTAGACACTCTCCTTCCTGGCTCAAAAAAGGCTGACTTGAATGCTGCGAGAGCCTTGCTCTTCCCCGCACCACAAGGTGAATTAGCTGAAATGAGTTTTGTTGTCAATGCGGATAATGATTGTGAACTTGAGTTCCAATTGCGAACATCGCAAGTATTCGGCAATTTTACTCCAGACACGAAACTAAAAAGTAAGTGTATTTTGATCACAGCGGGTCAAAATCAGCAAGTTACAGTTCAATTTGATCATCAATTTGATCAGGCTCAATATGCTTTCTGTTGTGTCATGCCCTGCGAAGGAGTTTCACTGGCTCTTAGTGATGAATTAATTAGTGGACTGATGACCGTTTCCCATATTGCCGATCCAAAAGTTGCAAAAAATGCAGTGCAATACGCACCTGAAGAAAGCGGTTTCGATAGTTTTGAATTTTGGATTCCAGAGCGTCGCCCTGGGGGGCAATTGCCAGCAGTTAGTTTTAATCCACCTCTTCAGGTCTACTCTAAAGATCAACTTATCAGTCCTTATAGACGTCCCTTTATTGAATCAAATACCTGGGTCGCAGACAAAAATGACCCAGAAGCCAAGCTCATCTTAAAGTGGAATAAAAAACAATCTATTAGCCGAATCACCTTGAGTTTTGATAGTGATTTTGATCACGCTATGGAGAGTGTGCAGTTTGGCCACTTTGATCGAGCGATGCCTTTTTGTATCAAGTCCTACCGTTTGCTCGATTTCTCAGGTAATATTTTAAAAGAAGATGCCAATAATCATCATGATCATATCCTTATTACTTTGGAGAAAAGTATTGAAACAGATGGTCTGATCTTAGAATTATTAGAGAGCCACGGGGCTGCAGTAGCAGTCAATTCAATTAATGTGTATAGCTAA
- a CDS encoding type II secretion system protein — MPKHGNKVKKIRGAFTLIEVLVAIAIIGILASMLLPVLSKARKTARRVLCINNLKQCATVIHIYAEDNDYSAAKTWSSASPDRFNHVNPGYDLRTQLGSYLNDNFETWMCPSVSTSTPINDPANTSEWRFNYLYLPGSQQVGDTARKLNENDGGDLLMTDSAYTWNSDWRTNHSLGGRLWTPFSFNPSLAMFADGYAEGVHGVYMDGHARWSSKLRATPTYSYNSTYYLPVD, encoded by the coding sequence ATGCCTAAGCATGGCAATAAAGTAAAAAAAATTAGGGGAGCGTTTACCCTTATCGAAGTATTAGTAGCTATTGCAATAATTGGAATATTAGCTTCAATGCTGCTCCCCGTACTATCTAAGGCAAGAAAAACAGCTCGACGTGTTTTATGTATTAATAATTTAAAACAATGTGCAACAGTTATTCATATCTATGCAGAGGATAATGATTATTCGGCAGCCAAAACTTGGAGCTCTGCGTCGCCGGATAGGTTTAATCACGTTAATCCAGGCTACGACCTACGCACTCAACTAGGATCATATTTGAACGATAATTTTGAAACGTGGATGTGTCCCTCTGTATCAACTAGCACGCCCATAAACGACCCCGCCAACACGAGTGAATGGCGCTTTAATTATTTATATTTACCGGGCAGTCAACAAGTAGGGGACACTGCTAGAAAATTAAATGAAAACGATGGAGGAGATCTATTAATGACTGATTCCGCATACACCTGGAATAGTGATTGGCGTACTAATCATTCACTAGGCGGACGTTTATGGACTCCCTTTTCATTCAACCCTTCCCTCGCCATGTTTGCCGATGGCTATGCAGAGGGCGTGCACGGTGTGTACATGGATGGCCATGCGAGGTGGTCGAGCAAACTTAGAGCTACACCCACCTATTCTTATAATAGTACATATTATTTACCGGTAGATTAG
- a CDS encoding discoidin domain-containing protein: MNLFLSTIYLCLSLFFTSLLHAENTDSIIVTKVSASSVFKHYRAENAVDNKITDDSRWLNSPTQEGAIWLQLEWDEVRTLHSVQVFSGFQKEQESIVSALGIEFREPDGTWRSIPSAMVKGNTNAALKIYFDSKNEIKTNALRITVTKTEGGIARIKEVVILPSEVKVTEPVKEGNYIYI, from the coding sequence ATGAATTTATTTCTTAGTACCATCTATCTTTGTCTGAGTTTATTTTTCACATCGCTTTTGCATGCTGAAAATACTGACTCCATTATAGTAACAAAAGTAAGTGCCTCTTCAGTATTTAAACATTATCGAGCTGAGAATGCTGTCGACAATAAAATTACAGATGACTCGCGATGGCTTAATTCCCCTACACAGGAAGGGGCTATTTGGTTACAATTGGAGTGGGACGAGGTTCGCACCCTGCATAGTGTGCAAGTTTTCAGTGGTTTCCAAAAGGAGCAAGAGAGTATAGTCAGTGCTTTAGGTATTGAATTTCGCGAGCCTGATGGAACTTGGCGATCAATTCCATCTGCCATGGTGAAGGGAAATACTAATGCAGCGCTCAAAATATACTTTGACTCAAAAAATGAGATTAAAACAAATGCTTTACGGATTACAGTTACAAAGACAGAGGGTGGTATTGCACGTATTAAAGAAGTAGTGATTTTACCTAGCGAAGTTAAAGTGACGGAGCCTGTCAAAGAAGGCAATTATATTTACATTTGA